In the Leisingera caerulea DSM 24564 genome, GGGTTGCGGCGATGCCCTCCGGGGCAGGAAGGCGTCCGGCAGACTTCATGGCAGCCAGGGCCATGGTATCCCGCCCTTCACGAAGCGCGCTGCGGGCGATTTCCAGTGAAATAAGTTCGGCGCTTTCGCCGCGCGCATCAGGCACGCCGCCGGCCTCCAGGACCACTTTGGCGTAGTCGGCATCCAGGCTGGCCACCCGGCGGTCCGGCCGCAGCCGCAGAAGACCGAGAGCCGCCCCGGGGGTACCTTGGCGCACAAGCCGTTTTGCCTGCTCAAGAACCAGACGGTCAAAGAGGTTCGGAGCAATCTGATCCCGCTCACTGGCCAGCAGGCTGTCCCAGATGTCCGTGAACTCTGCGCGTGCCGCCACGGTCAGTCCTGCGGCTTCAAGGCGGTGCGCAAGGGCGCCGCGCACTGCTGCGCGCTCCGTGTGAGCCGCCATGTAAGGCTCAATCCGCCGCACGGTCGCCACCGCTTCGCTGATCCCCATGGCCTCGAGGGCTATCGCATCCCCAAGGAGGTTCAGGATGACCTTGATGCGCCGCTCCGCCAGCTCCGCTTCCGGGGTGCCAGGATGATCGGCCTCAATGAGCGCCATTGTCATGACGGCGGTCTCCGCATCCCCGAGGTCTTCCGAAACCCGTGCAAGCTGCGCCCGCATTTTCAGCGCAAGACTGTCGCCCCGCCACTTTGGCAGCCCCTCTGCCAGAAGGTCCCTGACCCGTTCATGAACGGACCGCTCGGAGTTTTGCAGGGCCAGTTCGGCCAGCTCGATCCGCGCCTCTGCGGCTGCGCGGTCCTGATGCTCTGCCGCCCAGGCAAAGAAGTCGAAGGCCATCTGCTGCTGACCTTCCGCGCGCGCCAGCTGGCCGCGCATGAGGAGCATCTGCGATGTCCCCTCAAGGTCAGTGCCAGACTGCGCTGCATTCAGGATCTTGCGGGCAAGATCCCAATCGGATGCGTCCATGGCGGCTTTGAAGAGATGGGGCGCCAGGCGGCCGGATACAAACCGGCTGTGATCGGTCAGGCCCGCAGCCGCAGTCCGGATCCTGGCCTTGGTGACCTCCTCGCCTGACTGGATATCGGCGATGACGGACCAGACCGGATCATTCCTGACGGCCTCGGGCACAGGGGAGCCGTTTGGCGGCGGGGGTGCATCAGCGAGCAGCCGGATCATGCCAAGATACGCTTCAGCACGCGGATCAGTGCGACCGTTGGCGGCGCCATCGTGCTGCGCCGCCTCAATGAAACTGGCGGCTTCAGGCAGCATCATCCAGGAAATCAGGAAGCTGGCATAATCCAGCGCGGCCGAACTGCGCAGGTTTGCGGGCGCGGATGTGTATATCTCGTCCAGTCCGGCGCGGGCGGCTGCAAAGCCTGTACCGTCCAGACGTGTGCCCAGATCAAGGCGGGCCTCAATGGCGGCCGGCGTGTGCAGCGGGACTGCGCCGCCTGCATAGACGGACACCTCCGCGGATGCACCGTTCCCGATCAGGGCCAGGGAGGCGAGGGCTGCACACCCGGCAAGCTTAC is a window encoding:
- a CDS encoding tetratricopeptide repeat protein, whose translation is MSVYAGGAVPLHTPAAIEARLDLGTRLDGTGFAAARAGLDEIYTSAPANLRSSAALDYASFLISWMMLPEAASFIEAAQHDGAANGRTDPRAEAYLGMIRLLADAPPPPNGSPVPEAVRNDPVWSVIADIQSGEEVTKARIRTAAAGLTDHSRFVSGRLAPHLFKAAMDASDWDLARKILNAAQSGTDLEGTSQMLLMRGQLARAEGQQQMAFDFFAWAAEHQDRAAAEARIELAELALQNSERSVHERVRDLLAEGLPKWRGDSLALKMRAQLARVSEDLGDAETAVMTMALIEADHPGTPEAELAERRIKVILNLLGDAIALEAMGISEAVATVRRIEPYMAAHTERAAVRGALAHRLEAAGLTVAARAEFTDIWDSLLASERDQIAPNLFDRLVLEQAKRLVRQGTPGAALGLLRLRPDRRVASLDADYAKVVLEAGGVPDARGESAELISLEIARSALREGRDTMALAAMKSAGRLPAPEGIAATRLAAEQGQTAVEEYLEGVPSAKRGHVEQLAGMRAADPPPITPLSTGTAQHILRSAGTSLDAATALTAQN